The genome window taaaatcaatttttcttcgaaaaatcagaaaaaaaaatcaaagaattttaGTGCgctatttgaaatttttacttttttcactgTGATATTTCactaaaatagtttaaaaagcgtcaaaaattgaacaatttttttattccactggaaaaaattgaacaaaaaaaaattgcgaacaatttttttgtggaagaaattgccaaaactggaaatttttaaataaaattatcaaaaacatgaaaattttgaaaaatgaatttttcaccaaaattaaaaaaaaacaaatgtagtGAAAAATGCACTACATTTGTGccgaatttgttcaaaatgcgcgaaattttcctgaaaaaaattcagaagttgAGCCCTATatcatttcgaaaaagtttcagGAACATTCGCCAAGTTCGAAATCGTCCAGCACAAACCGAGCTCACAATTCCCCCGAATTTGGATTTGGACCTGAAAAAGTTGCTCGGCGAGCAATTCGTCTATCAGCCAGACGAGGAGGACGAGGAGGACGACGAGGAAGTGTTCAATGTGTCGGTTTCATCGAATTTCTCCACGCGACGACGGTTATTCTCTGCTGGTGGAACGCCGGGAGCTCCGAGAGATGACGAGGATGAAGCTGATGACGTGGAAAATTCGTCGATGCTCTCTAACGATGATTTGATGCTAAATGAGACGAATGGACAACATTTTGTACGATTttataaacaattttcgatgggaattgctggaaaaaaattttttttttaaattggagagaaaaattagttttagacgctatttttctgaaaaagcttaaaaattaaaatttatcgaaaatagcaattaaaaaataaaaaaaccttttttttgtgaaatttgagcaatttttggtcaaaatttaaatttttttagatttaaaaaataaataaaaactaattactgaaaataaatattcaaaaaaaaatcaaaattcatttgaaaactcggatttcacatttttaaagattttcgtattcaaaatttaattcaaattttagacgGGAATTGTCAacttttagttaaaaaaattataaaattttgggaattcgacaaaaaaaaactataattttcaaaatgcgcTTTTTAAAGAATTAGAGAAATTTTATAGACGCTTCtgcatatttcaattttagctaaattttttttccaaaaagctgatttttttctaaaaactagctaaaaaataaaactgtaaatttcaagcgaattttgaaaaaataaatctagttttgagtttttctgcatttaattaattttttatttaccaAATTTCTCTCTCAAAGTTGAGAAAGCAaactttttctcgaaatttcactCTAAAATGACAATCAAgaaatttggggaaaaaactaatttttgattaaaaattcgcaatttttcagaacgacTCGCTCTCGCCAGTACGTAAAGACGTGACAGATGACATTGATGAACCGGAGACAAGTATGACAACTTCCGGTGCAACTGCATCACAAATTGCAATTAATATCTCGATTCTCAATGATTGTATGATGAACTCGATTGACGAAGAAGAAATTGATGGAAATGAGGAAGAAGGGAAAAATGAAGCTGTTCATCATCAGCACAATGTCTTCTCTCATTCTCATTTGGGTACGGtcgtttttgaggaaaaattgcggatttattcataaatattatttttaaaataattttaaattcagaaaatccgtaaaaaattttcggcaagatTTTTATGCGGAAAATCTTTTTAACAAACGGGaagaaaaaccggaaaaattacattttgatACTCAATGTTCCAGTCAagatccaattttttgtttttcccaaaaaaaccctccaaaaatgaattttcattcaatttctccTCATCTGGCACATTGCCAAGAGACTTTAGAATACTCCTCCTGCGTCTCTAAATCTCTCGTCATCAGCTGCTgcttttctcactttttcacCTCTTCATTCTTCATTCACAACACCCCTTTTTGCCTtttcattcgatttttctagatttattaaattatatttaagAGTATTCTATAATTTGACAagcaaaaaagcaaatttaattttaaaaaattagagaaatgaCTGGGAATTATTGAAGTttggaattatatttttaaaaaaaccccagaaatttgaaaaatatccttaatctcttcaaaaacattttttttaaattaaaactttaaaaatttaattttaaaaattttcaatctcaAGGTTACTGTAAGGGTTACATAAAATgcgaacaaattttttgccaaatttaaattttccaatctgaaaaaaatttccaatattttccgaattatcgtctcaaaaatctcaaattcttCCAGATGCCAACGAATACGAGATTCTCGACCGTTCTTCTTCATCCAACGCGACGCCACGTCACGAGGATCTCGACTGGACGCCACGTCGATTTCCGGGCTCGGCGAACAGCAACCCAATGCTCCGCGGGATTATCACTTCCGGAGGCAGTGGTGGTGGCGGTCCACAAGATTTTAGACGTTTTGTGTTCGACATGTCGCCGATTCATCCTAATCATAATGCTCCTGGAGCCATGAGAACTCCGTTACAACGGTGCCATCCAGTGAATTTGCCACGTGGCAGGCTGGATTTGAATGATGACGACGAGGAGGACGAGAATACAGAGAAATAGACggaattcgaagaaaaaatctcaattttttaagattGAATATATGCCTCGTGCcacatgaatttttaaaaatttcgaaaaaaagattcaaaaaattgaagaaacctGTAAATTGTATTCGTACAGAAAAgctgttaaaattttaaaaaatgcggctgttttttcgaatttttgcagttttttgacggaaaaaagttttctgaaaaaatgataattttaaaaatttcacccttgaaatttaaaaatttcaggttttttttaaatttaggttttttcagaaattttccaaattttttgggcaaaaaaatctaaaaatcaaattttctgacttttttttcaatatccaCGTGGCACAATTTCTGTCTCATTTCCTGgttttttccctaaaaaattcaatttccatataatttttaattccatcTGATCTTCATATTGCTTGTAtcattttctgtgatttttatgttctttatggcttcaaaaaatggtccaaaagACCTCAAAAAATCCTGTACTGATTCGTTCCATATtaattgacattttcaatATCTAAAAGTTATATAGTTTTTCTCCTTCTTTCTGTTCTTTTGATCCAACTTTTTCGTGTCTTTTTCCTGTGTTTTCTGGTTTTGTCGACTGGTTTTTTGCCTAGTTTGGGGCTTTTTTACTACACTTTCCTGTTTTTCTTAACTTCCCTGATTCGAGCTATCAAATGAACACACTTTGTACCCatttattgaaatgttttcttattttccatatttttaatgtgtttttgagcacttttatCATATttatcgtcctttaatcctttttttaagtttcaaaatttccataaaaacaatttccaattttttgcagatgaaGCTCTTTGTGCACAACTTCATGTCTTcccgttttctgaaaaacgtcACCGTTGGATATCCGCTTAATTTGGTTGTTAAGCAGTTTGTCGAGAAGGATATCGAATTCGATAGGGATAACACCATCGTCATGCTTGACAGGGTAATAATATCggaaaatttctgagaaaaattgcagaaaatctagggaatttagtgaaaacattgaaaatttcctctcgaaaattggttttttgttgaaattcgattcattttctataaatttatcaaaatttcaaaaattcttcaaattgcatttttttcagaattccaaggaaaaaaattaactcaaaactaaaaaaaaaatgaattttaaaattgattttaccAAAAACGTTTCCTGAAATCTTAATTTTAtcccttttttttgtaaaatttatagtttttcttcatttttccttgaaaaattgaatttagaaaaaaaaattgttgagtttttttagaaactgaaaaataacattttcaccAGTTTTGCGTAATTAAAATATCGGCattacaaagaaaaaaaatgaatattcaaacaaacaattcaattttccagatccaATACGAAGCGCTCATCGTCGCCGCCGCCGCAGTCAATCAATCCGACCGGATTCCACgtgaaaaaccggaaaaatggGATGAGCTGACCGATGAGCAGCTCAGAGTGTTCCATCATTTGCTCATGAACATTGACGTCATCGACGGAGAACTCATCTGCCCGGAAACCAAGACGGTGTTTCCGATTCGTGATGGAATTCCGAATATGTTGAAGGTCGACGCCGAGAAGTAGATCATCATTTCGCCGTTTATCTTAATTCCTACTTTTGCTGAATTTAtttaatctggaaattttctggagaaaaatgtctgaaaaattcgaagtcgccctgaaaattcaagctttttgaaaaaaattgttttaaaaaaatcaaaaattctccaaaatatgaaaaaatatgtttttcaaaaaaagacacgttttgtaattttttaaaaacattatcgaaatttttcagaaaaaaccattttccggaaatttttttaccggaaaaaccagaaaattcgtttttcatgctgaaatttaagaaaaaagctctaaaaatttcctggatttcatttcatttttaagaaaaataactattcttcgaaaactttttgaaaaatccgaaacattgaaaaagtatacattatttcatagaaaaaaattttacttttttctcttaaaaaactgttaatttaccggaaaataccagaaaattcgtttttcatgctgaaatttaaaaaaaaagctctaaTAATTTCCTggatttcatttcatttttgagaaaaataactgttcttcgaaaactttttgaaaaatctgaaacattgaaaaaatatacattttttctacagaaaaaattgtacttttctctttaaaaaactgtacattttcggaaatttgtgtctttttccaaaaaaaaagctgatgttttcaaatttttcagtccgattttttccaaaaaatttccagatttccatcattttctcCCAAATACCCCCTCCCCCATTGTTGTTGTGTTGTGTTTGTGCCTCGTtttgttgttcaaaaaatattggaaaattttacatCTCTTCATTAAATATTCTCAATATTTGTTCACCCAGCGGCCTCCATTTCAACATCCCGTCCACACAGCGCTCCGTACATCATGTATCGGATATTGTCTGGCTCATTCGGAGCCACCAGCCTGTTACAGTAGAAATCATTGATTCGTCCCGATGCTCCGGTGTTATTGGACGGATTTATGAACATTTGGAGGCAATCCTCGATATCGCTGCAAAAGTTCGGCGAAGCCATTAAAGGGACGTGGCGTGGCACACTTACTATTCCCACCAATTTGCACTTGGCTCTCCTTGAGCCCAAGTTGTCCACAAATACTCTGGATTCGTCTGGGCCGTAAGTGGGAGGGTGAACACTTTTGTCTTATCGTTGCACGGGGGATTCTCGAtgattgttgaatttttagttgagCACTGTTTGATACGATCACCAGCGAGCGCAATTGCTCCGATTGTAGATTTGATGGTCTTGGTGATATGGTCACCAGCTTCTGctgaaaaatgcgggaatttaaaaaaaaaaaatatcacaagAAGTTTGTGAGAAAGTTGTCGAAAGTTAACCGAAAGTTTAGCGACAAGCAGCACAAGTCTgtgaaaagttgtcaaatgTTTGACGATCATTGGAAAACGTTCGACATAAGTTTTCGATATTTAGTTTAATTGATagagatttgccgaactttGCCAAAAGTTCAGCGGCAATCGTTAGAAAGTTGTCTAAGTTTTATCGAAGGTTGTAGAACGTGAATCGAACGTTGTAGAAAGTCAATTGTGAGAGGCTTGTAGAAAGTTGCCCgaaagttgtaaaaaatttggcgacAATAGGAaggagtttctgaaaattgtcgaaagtTTAGCGATAATCTGATGATGTTTGGCGAAAGCTGCCGAAATTTCGTCGATAGTCACAGAAACTTTATGGAAACGTTCTATAATGTTTTTGAACATGTTGCAATACTCGATAGAACaacaaacaattaaaaaaaacttctagaaagttgtCAGAAGTTCAGCGATAATCGGTTGATAAAATCTAGAGAAGTCTTAAAATTAGTCTTAATCACAcaattttctctggaaaaattctgaattagTAAAGGTTCGTCAAACATTCGacaaatgtttcgaaaaaatctggCGAAAGTTACTAACCCATAATAGCTTGTCGTTCAATCTCGTTCTCAAAAGCAGTTAGGTGTCCGCCGGCTTGCTGACATATTTGAGAGGCATTGTTGATGGTGATGGTGGTGTTAGATGagatgaactgaaaaattccgatttgtTTGAGAACATAGTCACGTAgacacgtaggcacgtaggcaggcgcgattttcaaaatgttcatccAATACTTACTTTGAGACAATACGCGTCCTGATTATTGTTACTTGCCGATGGAGTTCTTGGGTATTTTGTCCATCCCTCTAGGCATATGGTTGTCAATTTCAATGTCGTGGTAGGACCTTCTGTAGTTGTGGTAGGTGTACTGGTGGGTACTACTACCGTACTAGAAGTATCACAATCGCAATCTTCATCATATCCACCACCGCCACCGTAATACGACGGGCGAATAAATGCCTCAACTGCCAGCAGAGACGAAATCAGAAGAATAAAAGTTCCACgtaacattttttccaagttttttttcttgaaaaaattgaaaactcttgCATTGAAAACGTTATTTATACCGGAAGagttattgcaaaaaaatatggcaaaaaatcaaaataacatAATTCTGCAGAAATATTACGGGGGACCCgaaaaaagtaatgaaaacAGGTCAtaagatgattttttttgatcaaaaatcgaacaactagaacatttttgtagaaaataaaGTACGTGGCCGGGGAAAAAAAGCTCAGCTTGTcggaaaagttgaattttaaatttcgccaTCTGGGATTGCGCGTTtcttttgaaatcgaaaaaaatattgaaaaaaaatgtttccatttcAAGAGCTGTGATTCACTACCGGAGAACGATTAAAAACATGACACAGCGCACTCGGAAAAGTGGTAGAAAAGACGCTCACAATAGTGAAAGCTACGCGAAAAACcatgaaactttttattttcgtcCTATTATTCCTGTTAACCATCAATGTGTTGGCTGAAAGTCACGAAAGTCATGAAAATTCCGGACGAGTTAGTGTCATGTCCTCTGAAAAACTTTGGACTGGTaggtatttttaaataaatatccGATTTTCAAGCAACAAATTTTACATTCAGGATTTGGATTTTCATGCGATGACCATCAATGTAAAAGCGATTGCACCGACAAAATGTCACCCTTGACgtctttttttgcaatatggAGTTGCGAAAGAACATGGATTTTGTGGCACAATTGTTGGTGCAAGTACCCAAATGTTGCTGTGAAATTGcctaaatttttacaaaattaatatttttgctgACATCTGCggtttattttgaataagatTGAAAACTATTCAGTAAATTAAATAAGGTCCATGAGACGATCGAGAACTTTTGCTTTCGAGTCATTGGAAAGTTTGGAGTATTCCTGTGATGCCTTCAACTTCTTCGCACTCTCAATGGAATTCATCTGACGAATCGTTTTCTCGAGAAGTTTCTTAGCGATCTGCcatcagaatttaaaatctcGGCAACAAAGACTCTTACAGCTTTGTTGACATTAAGCCTCTTATTCCCAATTACAAGGATTGCATCGATTTCAGTTGTTGGCAGGAACATTTCATCGTAGTTAACCTTTTCAATTGCAGTTCTGTATGGTATTAGTTTGTATTGAAACGAAAGAGGGGTATGAATCAAATTCTCCAGAGAAGCTTCAATCGTTTGAACGGGTGCAGTCAAATCGACGTTAATACAGTGCTCCACAcaatgatacggccacccccaaattttggtataactcaaaactggggtgagatagcaaaacatagtttcttgtgaaaatgttcgctGTACTGGCTAACTTTCAGATAAGTATTGGAAATATACCTGAACCGTTcgtaaaaaaagataaaccattttttcatgaaaaaccatataaaaaaatccacaaaatgatacggccacccttggtttttgttttttgctaaacgttaggtttcatgttcgtttgtgtttttacagctatgggtcgtggaataactttaactgactacgaaaaaggacaaattgtgcaaaattatctcaaggcttctcggatcgtcagatttttcgtgatttgaaactttcgagAGATATGATCACTCGATATGCTTCCAATCCTGCCGCTTATTGCACAAAAAAGGCTTCCGGTCGCCCACCACTCCTTTCTGGTAGAGACAAGCGAAAAATCGTTCGTCGAGCATTCAATTGAACAGTGACTTGCTCGAAAAGTAGGAGCGAGATGAACCTGCCAGTGTCTGTTGAGACCGTACGACGTGTCCTTCGAAGTCCCAGTttatcaaaagacgaaaattaataaaggCTTATTTCATTACCGAAAAACACTGCCAAAATCGTATTCAGTTTGCTAAAATCAGCCAGAGAACTAACGGAGACAAGTGAGGATTATGGTATAATCATTCAAGCCCAGTTTTGGGTTTCAGatcatcttttcttttctcaaatcGTGCCAGTAATCATGGTAGCCATCAGGATCATCAcagttaaactttttctcgCCACTGAAGATGATCTGAGACCAAAACATGAGATTGAATGATCATACCGTAATCCTCACTTGTCTCCAGTTAGTTCTCTGGCTGATTTTAGCAAACTGAATAcgattttggcaaaaaaaaacgaaaaaagaaaacaaaaaccaagggtggccgtatcattttgtggatttttttatatggttttcatgaaaaaatggtttatctttttttacgAACGGTTCAGGTATATTTCCAATACTTATCTGAAAGTTAGCCAGTACagcgaacattttcacaagaaactatgttttgctatctcaacccagttttgagttataccaaaatttggggtggccgtatcattatgTGGAGCACTGTAGTTTCACTATTGTCAGTCGAATCAAATGGATCAAATTCtagttgttgttgttgttgaggGGTTATTATAATCACTCCTGAAAATCCATCCATTCCGTTAGTTTGCAAAGCATTCCAATCAAATGTCCATTGAACTTTATATCCGAATGACTGACGTCCGTTTCCGAAATGACTGgctaaaatttattaattgaaCGTTTTGTATTTATCGTCttcaaagaaaataagaaaacaaaaacaaataactTTAAAGCACATACGCATCACACAAACTCGGCGATTGTTACCGCCTGTTGTATTGTCGTTGCTAACTCGTGCCCAAACActacaattaaaaaagtttaaaaatcttcCGTTCATCCTTTTGGAACGAAAAACTTTTTACCAATTCATTCCACCTGTAAGACTTGTGTCCATCACACTCTGATAGCAATTTCCGACAGTAATGACTTTGCTTTTGTACTCAATCTGACCGATTGGTTTAGCAACAGCTAAATTGTACACTGCCTCAAAAGGGTTCATGTTCAGAAAGCAGAAGACCAAAGTTAACGGGATGTTGCTGGTGCTGAAAGTTTGATTCATAATTACAATGtacttttttacaaaatgtgGTAGCAACAGTGCACAAATCAAAAAGCCAggtttacacaaaaaaaaatcattcaaacaATGAGAACTTggaatttttccgcaaaactacaattttatAGGAAAAATAGGTTCGCATGGTATGGCACATCAATATAACTGTTAGGGAATTAGTCACCATTACGCTCTTATCGTAATGAATCATCCTGATAAGAAAACTTGGTTCTTGGTCAAAAATTTACCGATTCATtttaataatagtttttttaaaatgaattttatcaTATAAACATGATTGACAAATAAATGCAATAGTATATTAAAATGTAAgaacaaaataaatgcaaaaaataaaaaaaatttaaaaatcaaaagtgttgttcttctttttgaaGTAATCCTCATCTTTCCCAGTGAGCCAGTATGTGACAAAGTCGtcttgtttctaaaaaaaaatatagtcaCTGTCAATAATGTGAGATgttctaattgaaaattttttggggaaaaatctGGTATATTACTACAGATAATtaccaaaatcaaaaatttgatgagaCATTATAGTGGTTCGGTAGAGATACAATAGCAGTGAACATAAAAAACTCACGACATCCTTATTAATTCCACGGATCTCTATAATAAACTCTGGATACTCGTTCTCCAGAAGTATCTTCGACGTTTCTGTTATCTGAACTCGGCCGCCTTCCCCAGAAGATTCCATGACCGCCGCAATGTTAACCTGAAATCTTACTACTTAACAAATTACATGCGTGGCTTATCACCTACGGTTTCCCCAAATAGACAATATCTCGGAGAGCTCAACCCAACAACTGCCGCCGAAACTTGTCCTGACGCGAATCCCAATCGAATCGTCAGACGATAATCTCTTCGGTGTGGCACCTCAAACACCTTCAGTAGGTCCATAATTCCCAAGGTGACCGCTGAGATGTTTGCCACGTGGCGCTGCCCATTTTCAATGGGAATTCCAGAAACAACCATATAGGCGTCTCCAATTGTCTCAACCTTATAGCAGTCATGCTTTGAAATTACAGTGTCGAATTCCGAGTAGAGTTTGTTGAGGAGGTTCACGACCTGGAACATAAAAAGTAGTTGATAAGGCTTTGAAAAGACTTTGATAAAATAGGCCACTATattaggttactgtagtgttATGATTACGGTAATAAAGGTATACATGGTTGTGATTGAGAA of Caenorhabditis elegans chromosome II contains these proteins:
- the spat-1 gene encoding Protein aurora borealis (Confirmed by transcript evidence) — its product is MEFNVSSFCEGEESRQLNSTALEHDENGRTAEWKVSPIAAERPSKIFPNKARSGFKTPLRSINTTDPSTSGYDSKSITPQQNDPKLSMSAELSSFIANNSLNPLDSILLNSLHKSINFSPRVVFSQESCSQQKDSEKFQWSIEQLAILKPAHISDDEIAASYRSPIPEVEEKIQEVLNEYWTKNVSYIPSPDGPRYINLSHRDGTVTTFTYGAEENATSSSAPGAAAGTPASLANIVRKKEAVKAAYATSSPKQRPRNFRNIRQVRNRPAQTELTIPPNLDLDLKKLLGEQFVYQPDEEDEEDDEEVFNVSVSSNFSTRRRLFSAGGTPGAPRDDEDEADDVENSSMLSNDDLMLNETNGQHFNDSLSPVRKDVTDDIDEPETSMTTSGATASQIAINISILNDCMMNSIDEEEIDGNEEEGKNEAVHHQHNVFSHSHLDANEYEILDRSSSSNATPRHEDLDWTPRRFPGSANSNPMLRGIITSGGSGGGGPQDFRRFVFDMSPIHPNHNAPGAMRTPLQRCHPVNLPRGRLDLNDDDEEDENTEK
- the spat-1 gene encoding Protein aurora borealis (Confirmed by transcript evidence); protein product: MEFNVSSFCEGEESRQLNSTALEHDENGRTAEWKVSPIAAERPSKIFPNKARSGFKTPLRSINTTDPSTSGYDSKSITPQQNDPKLSMSAELSSFIANNSLNPLDSILLNSLHKSINFSPRVVFSQESCSQQKDSEKFQWSIEQLAILKPAHISDDEIAASYRSPIPEVEEKIQEVLNEYWTKNVSYIPSPDGPRYINLSHRDGTVTTFTYGAEENATSSSAPGAAAGTPASLANIVRKKEAVKAAYATSSPKQRPRKNIRQVRNRPAQTELTIPPNLDLDLKKLLGEQFVYQPDEEDEEDDEEVFNVSVSSNFSTRRRLFSAGGTPGAPRDDEDEADDVENSSMLSNDDLMLNETNGQHFNDSLSPVRKDVTDDIDEPETSMTTSGATASQIAINISILNDCMMNSIDEEEIDGNEEEGKNEAVHHQHNVFSHSHLDANEYEILDRSSSSNATPRHEDLDWTPRRFPGSANSNPMLRGIITSGGSGGGGPQDFRRFVFDMSPIHPNHNAPGAMRTPLQRCHPVNLPRGRLDLNDDDEEDENTEK
- the spat-1 gene encoding Protein aurora borealis (Confirmed by transcript evidence) translates to MLRGIITSGGSGGGGPQDFRRFVFDMSPIHPNHNAPGAMRTPLQRCHPVNLPRGRLDLNDDDEEDENTEK
- the C04H5.1 gene encoding Multifunctional methyltransferase subunit TRM112-like protein (Confirmed by transcript evidence) translates to MKLFVHNFMSSRFLKNVTVGYPLNLVVKQFVEKDIEFDRDNTIVMLDRIQYEALIVAAAAVNQSDRIPREKPEKWDELTDEQLRVFHHLLMNIDVIDGELICPETKTVFPIRDGIPNMLKVDAEK
- the clec-147 gene encoding C-type lectin domain-containing protein (Confirmed by transcript evidence) codes for the protein MLRGTFILLISSLLAVEAFIRPSYYGGGGGYDEDCDCDTSSTVVVPTSTPTTTTEGPTTTLKLTTICLEGWTKYPRTPSASNNNQDAYCLKFISSNTTITINNASQICQQAGGHLTAFENEIERQAIMAEAGDHITKTIKSTIGAIALAGDRIKQCSTKNSTIIENPPCNDKTKVFTLPLTAQTNPEYLWTTWAQGEPSANWWEYDIEDCLQMFINPSNNTGASGRINDFYCNRLVAPNEPDNIRYMMYGALCGRDVEMEAAG
- the C04H5.7 gene encoding Toxin (Confirmed by transcript evidence), whose product is MKLFIFVLLFLLTINVLAESHESHENSGRVSVMSSEKLWTGFGFSCDDHQCKSDCTDKMSPLTSFFAIWSCERTWILWHNCWCKYPNVAVKLPKFLQN
- the C04H5.7 gene encoding Neuropeptide-Like Protein (Confirmed by transcript evidence), which translates into the protein MKLFIFVLLFLLTINVLAESHESHENSGRVSVMSSEKLWTGRIWIFMR